The Labilibaculum sp. sequence CAAGTGTTCACAGAATGTATTTGTCGGAATCGGGTATTTCCTTATCGGATCGTGATTACTACACAGCAGATAACGAAACAAGCGCCAACATTCGTGTTGAGTTTGTGAAGCACGTAGCTAAGATGTTCGAATTGATTGGCGAAAATGCAGCTGTTGCTAAAACAAATGCTGAAAAAATCATGAGATTCGAGACCCGCATGGCAAGCAAATTCAATACAAATCTGGAAAACAGAAATTATCCAGCCATGTACAATCCTAAAACAGTTGAAACATTGGCTTCTGAATATCCAAATTTTGATTGGGCAGCTTATTTTAAAGAGATAGGTGCTGATATTAAAGAGTATGTAATTACGACTCATCCAAAATACACAGCCGAGCTAAATAAGATGTTGGCTGATGAAAAACTGGAAGATATTAAATTGTACTTAAAATGGAGAGTTCTTGACGAATCGGCCAGTTATTTAACGACTGAGCTTGAAGAGCAAAATTTCGCATTTTTTGGAACTGTTCTTTCCGGAACAAAAGAGCAGTTGCCACGATGGAGACGTATGTCATCTGCAACAGGTGGTGTGCTGGGCGAAGCTGTTGGACAATTGTATGTAGAAAAATATTTCCCTGCTGAAGCAAAAGAGAGAATGGACAAGTTGGTGAACAACTTGAAAATTGTTTTGCGCGGAAGAATTGAGAAGTTGGATTGGATGAGTGAAGACACCAGAAAAGAGGCATTGGCAAAATTGGATGCTTTTGGTGTGAAAATCGGTTATCCTGAGAAATGGGAGGACTATTCGAAACTGGAAGTAGCTACCGATTCGTATGTTCAGAACATGTGGAGAGCTTCTGAGTTTGAATACGGGAAAAACATTGCAAAATTAGGTGAACCTGTTGATACTAAGAAATGGGGAATGACTCCTCAAACTGTGAATGCATATTATCACCCATTGTTAAACGAAGTAGTATTTCCTGCTGCAATTCTTCAGCCTCCTTTCTTTTACATGAATGGCGATGATGCAGTAAACTACGGTGCTATTGGCGTGGTAATTGGTCATGAAATGACTCACGGTTTTGATGATTCGGGACGTAGATTCGATAAAGATGGAAACATGATTGATTGGTGGACTGAAGAGGATACCGAGAAATTCAACGCTAAAGCAGAGAAATTGGTTGAGCAGTTTAACGGATTTCAGGCATTTGACGATTTGAATGTGGATGGTAAATTAACTCTTGGTGAGAACATTGCTGATTATGGTGGATTAACCATTGCTTTGGAAGCTTACAAAATGTCATTAAATGGAGAAACACCTGCCGATGTGGATGGTTTTAACAACATGCAGCGTTTCTTCCTTTCTTACTCAAAAGTGTGGAGAGGTAATGTAAGAGATACTTACTTAAGAAAGTTGATTAAAGAAGATGTTCACTCACCAGGAAAATATCGTGTGAATGGTGGATTGTTCAATATTCCTGAATTCTACGCGGCTTTCGACATCAGTCCCGAAGCTCCTTTGTACCGTACCGAAGAGCAAAGAGCTAAAATTTGGTAAGAATAGAAATTAGTACAAAGTAAATAGTAATTGGACTGATTTACTTAATGTATAAAAATACAAACCGTCTCAAGCAATTGGGGCGGTTTTTTTGTTTGAATCCAATTCGACGAGGATGATCTTTCCCTTTTTAACGCAAAATGTATTTCTACGACTGGTTCTCTATATATTTTACGGCAAATAAAGAGTTCTATCGGTCTGATTGTCAAAATTTAGCTATTCATAATGTCTTTGTTGAGGCTGTTTGCTCTAAATTTGTCATGAAATTTTGAATTCAGATATGAAAAATACCCGTTTGCCCTTCATTTTTGCCTCCGCAGATAAGATTTATACAAATTCTACATTCAATATCTCATTAATAGCTGCGAAAAATACCAATGTGCTCTTCGATTTTAAGCCAACAAGCCCTTCGAACACAATTTTGGCCTTTAATTTGGCATCAACAGCCTTGTTGAAGATCTTTTTCACATGTGAAATTTGCTTTGCAGCTCCGTTCGCCTAAAATTCACACTTAGTTTTCTGTTTACAGATGGGAAAGCCTAAATGTAAGATCTTAAATTAATGTTTTATTATGATTGAAATTGTTTATGATAATTATAAAGATTTGTTAGCTTTGGGATTGTTAAATGAAATGATAGAGCTTTTAAGAATGTTGAAAACTGAAATAATGAAAATAAAACAATACAAACTAATTTTTTTATTGATAGGATTGATGTTTTTTCAATCTTGCAACTCACAAACCAAGAATGGGACTGATTGGGAGGCTGATTTGGATTACATCTACAAGGAATTATCCCAAAAACATTGTAATTTTTTCACTGTTAAAAGTAAAAAGGAGTTTGCTGAAGGAATTGAGAAATTAAAAGGGAAAAAGCTAACTGGTATCGATTGTGCCTTGAGTTTACAGCAAGTTGCAGCAAGTTTTGGTGATTCACACACAAGGGTAAATTGGGGACAGTTTATTGACAAAAAGCAAATGCTGCCATTGTATGTGTATTGGTTTAAGGATGGAATTTATATTTTAAAGACAAACGAAGAAAACAAAAAGATTTTAGGAAATAAGCTTCTTTCAATAAATCAGATTCCGATACAATCAATCATTGATAGTATAAGTACACTAATTACTGTTGACAATCAGGCATTGGTGAAGAAAGCAATTCCTGAGATTATTCCTTGTGTTCAGGTTCTTAGGTATTTTGGAATAGCCAAAGGAGATTCTGTTGAATTGGAATTGGAAGACTTGACAGGGAAAACGCTAAACTATTCCCTTCAAACTTCTGCGATGAATAAAAGTAACCGAGTGGTAGTAATATCTGATTCCATACCACTTTGCGTGCAAAATAGAGGATTGTGGTTCTCTGATTATTACTCAGATAAGGATGATGTTTATTATTTGCAGTACAATAATTGTTGGAGCCGGGAGTTGGAAATTGAATTCAAAGGAACTAAGAATGCTGCCGAGATGCTATCTTTTCAGGAATTTGAAGAGAGAATATTTACAAGCTTACAAAAGAAACCAATTGGAAAAATAGTTTTTGATTTAAGGTATAATGGAGGAGGTGGTTCTGAACAAGGAACCGACTTTATTAAAAAACTGGCAGAATACAGCAAACAGAATTCTGATTTAAAGCTATATGTTGTGTTGGGAAGAAAAACCTTTTCGTCGGCAATTATAAATGCGATGGATTTTAAAAAAATGACCAATGCGGTATTTGTTGGGGAAGAGACAGGAGGAAAACCAAATCATTTTGGAGAAGTAAAAAGGTTTAAATTACCAAACTCAGAGGTACAGGTAAATTATTCAACGAAGTATTTTAAAAGGGCTAAGGAAGATCTGAATACTATAACTCCTGATGTATTGATTGAATCTAGTTTTATAGATTATAAAAACGGAATTGATCCGGTATATGAATGGATTCGAGATCAGAAATGAAATATCGAAGTATATAATTTGCACACAATATGATATTCAATTATAAGAAAAAACAAGCCGCACAATTAAAAGCCTCCTTTGGGAAACTGAAAGATGAATCGTACAATTTTGAATTAATAGAGAAGTACTTTCGGAACAATATTCATTCTGAAAGTTTGCAGGTGCTTTCAGATAAAACTTGTACCGATCTCGATTTTGAGGAGCTGTTCATGTTTTTGGATCGCGCGAATTCAAAACCAGGACAACAATACCTGTACAATAAATTGAGAGAGATTCCTTCTGATTCAAAGCATTTAGAGTTGGATGAGGAACTGATCTATAAACTTGCAAATGATTCTGATTTCAGACTTGAGATTCAGATGGAGTTAACAAAACTGGATAAACGGGAGGCTTATTATATTTCCACTTTGTTTCAGGAAGTGCATTTAGAGCAGCCAAAATGGTTTTTTGTGATTCGATTGCTATCCTTTACCAGTATTTTGTCTGTTCTTCTTTTGCCTTTTAATTCTCAATTGTTTTTCGTTTTAATAGGGGTTTTTATTATCAACATCTGCTTTCATTTGTGGAACAAAAAAAACTTGTCGACTTATTCTGGTTCAATTCCCCAGCTCCTGAGCCTTAAGCGTGTTGCGAATAATTTATTTCAACACGAGAGTTTAAAAAAGATCAGCCCAGCTTTGAATGAATCGATTAAAATAATTGATCAGCTTAGAAACCGAATGCTCATTTTTAAATTGGAATCACATATTCAGGGAGATATGCAGGTGATATTCTGGTCTTTTATGGAGCTTATTAAAATACTATTTCTATTGGAACCATTGCTTTTATTTGGTGTATTGAAATGTTTAGATGCTCGTAGAGAGGAAATTGAGACGGTATTCTCTTTTGTCGGACGTGTTGATGCTTTAATTTCCATAGCTTCCTTACGAGAAGGCGAAGAAGCACATTGTATTCCTGAAATATGCGAAGAGAATACCCGAATTATTGGAGATCAAATTTATCACCCATTACTTATCGACTGCGTTGTAAATCATATTAATGTGAATGATAAATCTGTTTTGCTGACAGGTTCAAATATGTCTGGTAAAACTACTTTTATACGGGCAATAGGTATTAATGTAATTACCGGTTTATGCATTAATACTTGCTTTGCTAAATCGATGGTGATTCCGCGCACTTGCATTCATTCAGCCATTCGTATTAGCGATGATCTGATGAATGACAGGAGTTATTACTTCGAAGAGGTTCTCACGATTAAGGATATGATTGACAATGCAGGAAAGGGTACAGCCAATTTGTTCCTGCTCGATGAGATTTTTAAGGGCACAAATACCGTTGAACGGATTTCGGCAGGCAAGGCCGTATTGTCCTCATTGGCAAAAAACGAAAATATTGTTTTTGTGTCTACCCACGATATCGAATTAACCGATTTATTAACGGATGAATACGAATTGTATCACTTTAGTGAAATTGTAAGCGATAAATCGGTCGACTTCGATTACAAATTGAAGGAAGGCAAGCTGAAAAATAGAAATGCCATCAGAATTCTTCAAATTAACGGTTACCCGGATGAGGTAATCCAAGAGGCAATGAGCTTAGCTGAGGAATTAGACCGAAATAAGGTTTTACAAAGCTAAGAGGTCTTTTTCATCCAACAGATAAAAAAAATCGAGGAATGACTCCGAACACTTTTTCTTGAAGCCCACTCATATTAGGAATTTTGACAAAAAAAGCTGTAGTTTTGCCGTTCTTACTCAAAGTGAGGCCATCAATCAGTTTAAATTGACAATAATGAATATAAAAATAGTTGATTACGGAATTTGTAAAGCGATAGGAGAGACCAAGAAAGACATTGTTCCGGGTAGTACAACAGGATACTTTTTGCATTCTGACGATATGGAGTTTGTGGAAAAAACCAATCTTATTCATCCTAAAGTAGGATTGAGTTTTGGGATCAGTTATCAATTCGAAATTGATTCAGAGGAAGCGGAACTTGTTGATTTTGTGAGCAGAATTAGACATCCTAAGTTGGTGAATCCAATTAGTAAGGAACAATTTATTGAAACAACGGAGGAAAAAGATTGCTATAGTGACGAGTTAGGCTATGACTTCTATACCTTTGAATTAGACTGGGAAATGCAGCTGGGGGAATGGATTTTTGAGATTATCTATGATGATAAGATAATGTGCAGCCAGACATTTATTTTGAGAGAATAAAGCAAATTGATACACTTGGGACTCCTACTTTAAATGGGACTTCCAATACAAATAAACGAATGCTCATCTGAACTATATTCAGATGAGCATTTTGCATTTTTAATATTTTTTAAATAGAATTGCCAATTAAAAAACAATCGTACGGGTACCATCCACAATAATGCGGTGCTCTGCTTTGTAGGCAAGGGCACGGGCCAGTACGATCCGCTCCAGATCGCGGCCTTTTCGGATCAAATCTTTAATGGTGTCTTTGTGGGTGATACGCATAATATCCTGCTCAATAATTGGTCCTTCGTCCAAATCCTCGGTAACAAAGTGACTGGTAGCTCCAATCATTTTTACCCCTCGTTCGTAAGCTTGTTTGTATGGGTTTCCACCAACAAAGCCTGGTAAAAAAGAGTGATGTATGTTGATAATTTTATTTTTGAACTCACGAATAAAGTTGGGCGATAAAACCTGCATGTAACGGGCTAACACCACCAAATCGATATTGTGTTCTCTTAGTAAAGCAATTTCGTTGGCTTCCTGTTCCTGTTTGGTTTCCTTGGTAATTGGAAAAACATAGTATGGAATTCCGGCAGCATCAGCAATAGGTTTTAAATCCGGGTGATTCGATACGATCAAAGGAATTTCGATGTCGTACTCACTCATGTTATAGCGCCAAAGTATTTCCTGCAGACAATGGTCGTATTTCGAAACGAAAATGGCTACGCGTTGCTTCTGATTTGAAAATTCGATTCTCCAATGTGCATCAAACTTTTTGGCCAGTGGTTCGAACGTTTCGTGAAGCTTGGAAGCCGGAATTGTTGAGTTAGACATGTTCCATGCAATTCGTAAAGAGAAAAACTGCTGGTTTTGGTTTACATGCTCATCCAAATCGATGATGTTGCCGCCTATTTCGTAAATAAATTGAGTGATTTTGGCTACAATCCCGTTTTTATCGGGACAAGTGAAGAGTAAAAATGCGTTTACATTATTTTCAGACATAGTTATTACATTGATATCGGAATAATAAATTCCGTGAATTAAAGTTCAAGTTATTAATTTGCTTCAATATTGAACGATTTGTCCGTCAGGTAAGTGGTGTGTGATGCAAAAGTAGAAAAATAAGTTTCAAGTGCAAAGGATCAAGGTAAAAGGGAAAGTGAAAAATTAAAAAGAATCAGTTACCAAGTATGATGTGTAAAAAGGAAAGACAAAGCTGGATTATCATCTGGTTCTGCCAGTTATCGGGAAGAGTGAGGTCTTTTTGCGTGGAAGAAAAGGCAGTCAGATTTGAAATTCTAACTGCCTTTATAATCTTTTTAACTTTCTCTTTTTTCAAGATCTCTCGATTCCTCTGGATGACATGGTTTTGTGTCTTTTTCCTTGATACTTGGAGCTTGTTCCTTTCTCCTTTACTCCCAATTCAAAATCTTGCTGAAAATGTAGTTTTCCGCATCAGGAAGATATTCTTTGGCAGCTTCAACATCTTCGGCAGTAAGATAATGCAAATTGTAGTTTAAAACAGATTGCACGCGCTGACTGTTTACATCAACCAATCGTGGTTTCACTTTTCCGTTTTCGTCTTCTACATCTTTTAAGAATAGAGGAGAAGTATCACCTACAGGATCGACAGTCACCATACATTTCGAATGACCTTGCTTGAACAAGGTGTAAACGCCATTTCCTAACAAGGTACACAAGCTAAGATCAAAGCCGATTGGCCGGCAGCAACGGATCTCAAATCCCAATTCAACCGGGCGGGTACCAATGTTAAGATTATAGGTTTTCATTTTGCGCTGAATTACCATATTAAAAACGTGCGCTTTGCTTACATTGAACAATTCGGGATGTCCGTGAGCATCGTAGGTAAAGTTTACACCTGTGCTTTTGATTTCTTCATCACTCATAAAATGGAAAACTCCTTCACTGATTATAGCTGCTCCGTAGTTTAAGCCCATTATTCTTCTCTTTATGATAGAGGAGATAACCAATTGAGCAATTTTTTCAGCTGAAATGTTGGTTTTGTTGAACATTTCAGGAATAATAATCATTGGAAAATGGCAGGCGGTACCAATTCCGAAAGCCAGATGACCGGCTTCTCGTCCCATGGCGGCCAATACGAACCAATTTTGTGAAGTCCGGGCATCTTCGTAAACTGTGGTTGCAATCTTAACTCCTTCGTCTTTTGCTGAGTGAAAACCAAATGTTGGAGATCCTTCCGGCAAAGGAAGATCGTTGTCGATGGTTTTTGGTACGTGAATGTTAGAGATGTTTACCTTGTTTTCTTCCAGATATTTTGAAATTCGGTTTGCAGTAGATGCTGTATCATCACCCCCCACAGTAACCAATAGTTTTACATTGTTTTCAACAAAAAAATCGGTTGAGAAATCTGAATTTTTTGGTTTGAAACGACTCATTTTTAGATGTGAACCGCCTCTTGTAAAGATTCCATCAAGAGTTTCAAAGTCTAGTTCTTCCATTTTACGATCTTTGGAGAAAAGACCTTTGTAGCCTTCGTGCAAACCAATTACCCGATAACCGTTTTTTAAAAATACTTTTCCTACACTACTAATCACGGTGTTTATGCCCGGAGCCGGACCACCACCACACAGAATTACAACAGATTCTTTCATTGGATAAATGGATGTTTTATTTTAAAGATCCGGCAAAGATAAAGGAATTTGGTAAACATTGCCTGTTTTTTTGTTTCGGGTAGGTGCTGATTGCATACGGATATTTTGCGTTAAGGATTGCAGTGGAAACCCCGGAACCTTCCTGCAGCGGTGAGAGAGGAAGTGAGGAGTTGAAACGGAAAGCCTGACCCGTGTGATGGTTTGTGCGCAGGATAGGGAAACGCCCCAAAAACTGTTTTTGAAGAAGATGAGTTGATGTGAAATAATATTTTGTAAGCCGATCACTTTGTCCTATTTTTACAAATGCACCACTTCCTTAAGTACTTAAATAGATTTTCTAACCTTATTAAATCACAATTATGAAACGTAATTATTTGATTTTATTTGCCCTTTTACTCGTGTTGGCAGCTTGTCAGCCCGAAAAAAAAGTTGTTGAGATTCCTTCTTATAGTATCGAACAGTTTTATAAAAACACCAATGTGAGTGGCGGATCGTTCTCAAGCGATGGCAGTAAATTGTTGGTGAGTAGTAATGAAACAGGTATCTACAATCTGTTTGAGATTCCTGTTGATGGTTCTCCTGCCAAACAATTAACCAATTCGGAAAAGGAATCATTTTTTGGGTTGGCTTACTTTCCAAACAGCGATAAGGTGCTTTTGTCGTATGATCAGGGGGGGAATGAGAACAATCATATTTACATGAGAGACGTGGATGGTACGATTACAGATTTAACACCTTTTGAAGGCGCAAGAGCTGGATTTTGGGGCTGGGACCGTGATGAAAAATCGTTTTATTACCAAAGCAATAAACGAAATCCAAAGTTTATGGATTTGTATCAGATTGGTATGGAATCTATTGAAAAAGGCGATTTTACTGCGAAGTTACTGTATGAAAATAACGATGGAATAAATGTTGCCACTAAAAGTGAGGACAATAGATACCTTGCTTTAACACAAAGCATTACTACAAATAATAATGAAATGTATTTGTACGATAGAAAGTCAGGTAAGAAAATGCACATTTCGGAGCACACCGGTGATGCGACCTACAATCCTCAGTTTTTTAGTTTGGATAACAAGTATTTGTACTATTTGTGTAATGAGGATTCCGATTTTGTTTATCTGAATAAATACAATATTGAATCGGGTGAAAAGGAATTGGTTTTTAAAGCCGATTGGGATGTTTGGTATGCCTATGATTCTTTTAACGAAAAGTACCGGATTATTGGGATTAATGAAGATGGGAAGACAAATGTTAAGATGATTGATTTGGCAACAAATGAGGAAGTGAAACTGCCCGAAATTAAAGGTGGTGATATAAAATCGGTTGGTCTCACAAAAGACGAAAGTCGTGTTCGCCTGGTTGTTGGTACGTCGGTTTCTCCGAATAACATTTATGTTTTTGATATGGGAGATACTGAAGCGAAAAAATTGACTGAGACTCTAAATCCGGAAATTGATCCTGCAAATTTAGTGGAAGCGAAAGTGGTTCGTTACGAATCGTTTGATGGTGTTCAGATTCCGGCCATTTACTATCAGCCTAAAATTGCAGCTGCAGATCGTAAAGTGCCTGCTGTGGTTTGGGTGCATGGAGGTCCGGGTGGACAATCGAGAGTAAGTTACTTCTCTTTGATTCAGTTTATGGTGAATCATGGCTATGCTGTTTTGGCGGTGAATAATAGAGGCAGTAGTGGTTATGGTAAGAAGTTTTACGCAATGGATGATAAGAAGCATGGTGACGAGGATTTGAAGGATTGTATCTGGGGTAAGAAATTTTTGGTTTCGACAGGTGTTGTTGATGAGACAAAAATTGGAATTATCGGTGGTTCTTATGGTGGTTACATGACCATGGCTGCTTTGACTTTTGCTCCTGAGGAATTTGAGGCTGGCGTTAATATTTTTGGAGTG is a genomic window containing:
- a CDS encoding M13 family metallopeptidase, with translation MNIKRLSGGILSAGLALSIMVGCAEKAPKGAGVLKKEDMNLTVNPGDDFFEYANGTWMKNTPIPADRSRYGAFDILGESANGAVHDLLEEAAKTENAEAGSNLKKIQDFYATGMDVEKINSVGIKPLLPEFERIAAISNPVDLRHTLVHLHKMGISALFGAGVEQDMKNTSVHRMYLSESGISLSDRDYYTADNETSANIRVEFVKHVAKMFELIGENAAVAKTNAEKIMRFETRMASKFNTNLENRNYPAMYNPKTVETLASEYPNFDWAAYFKEIGADIKEYVITTHPKYTAELNKMLADEKLEDIKLYLKWRVLDESASYLTTELEEQNFAFFGTVLSGTKEQLPRWRRMSSATGGVLGEAVGQLYVEKYFPAEAKERMDKLVNNLKIVLRGRIEKLDWMSEDTRKEALAKLDAFGVKIGYPEKWEDYSKLEVATDSYVQNMWRASEFEYGKNIAKLGEPVDTKKWGMTPQTVNAYYHPLLNEVVFPAAILQPPFFYMNGDDAVNYGAIGVVIGHEMTHGFDDSGRRFDKDGNMIDWWTEEDTEKFNAKAEKLVEQFNGFQAFDDLNVDGKLTLGENIADYGGLTIALEAYKMSLNGETPADVDGFNNMQRFFLSYSKVWRGNVRDTYLRKLIKEDVHSPGKYRVNGGLFNIPEFYAAFDISPEAPLYRTEEQRAKIW
- a CDS encoding S41 family peptidase, which gives rise to MIEIVYDNYKDLLALGLLNEMIELLRMLKTEIMKIKQYKLIFLLIGLMFFQSCNSQTKNGTDWEADLDYIYKELSQKHCNFFTVKSKKEFAEGIEKLKGKKLTGIDCALSLQQVAASFGDSHTRVNWGQFIDKKQMLPLYVYWFKDGIYILKTNEENKKILGNKLLSINQIPIQSIIDSISTLITVDNQALVKKAIPEIIPCVQVLRYFGIAKGDSVELELEDLTGKTLNYSLQTSAMNKSNRVVVISDSIPLCVQNRGLWFSDYYSDKDDVYYLQYNNCWSRELEIEFKGTKNAAEMLSFQEFEERIFTSLQKKPIGKIVFDLRYNGGGGSEQGTDFIKKLAEYSKQNSDLKLYVVLGRKTFSSAIINAMDFKKMTNAVFVGEETGGKPNHFGEVKRFKLPNSEVQVNYSTKYFKRAKEDLNTITPDVLIESSFIDYKNGIDPVYEWIRDQK
- a CDS encoding MutS-related protein, translated to MIFNYKKKQAAQLKASFGKLKDESYNFELIEKYFRNNIHSESLQVLSDKTCTDLDFEELFMFLDRANSKPGQQYLYNKLREIPSDSKHLELDEELIYKLANDSDFRLEIQMELTKLDKREAYYISTLFQEVHLEQPKWFFVIRLLSFTSILSVLLLPFNSQLFFVLIGVFIINICFHLWNKKNLSTYSGSIPQLLSLKRVANNLFQHESLKKISPALNESIKIIDQLRNRMLIFKLESHIQGDMQVIFWSFMELIKILFLLEPLLLFGVLKCLDARREEIETVFSFVGRVDALISIASLREGEEAHCIPEICEENTRIIGDQIYHPLLIDCVVNHINVNDKSVLLTGSNMSGKTTFIRAIGINVITGLCINTCFAKSMVIPRTCIHSAIRISDDLMNDRSYYFEEVLTIKDMIDNAGKGTANLFLLDEIFKGTNTVERISAGKAVLSSLAKNENIVFVSTHDIELTDLLTDEYELYHFSEIVSDKSVDFDYKLKEGKLKNRNAIRILQINGYPDEVIQEAMSLAEELDRNKVLQS
- a CDS encoding DUF3859 domain-containing protein, yielding MNIKIVDYGICKAIGETKKDIVPGSTTGYFLHSDDMEFVEKTNLIHPKVGLSFGISYQFEIDSEEAELVDFVSRIRHPKLVNPISKEQFIETTEEKDCYSDELGYDFYTFELDWEMQLGEWIFEIIYDDKIMCSQTFILRE
- the purU gene encoding formyltetrahydrofolate deformylase, with amino-acid sequence MSENNVNAFLLFTCPDKNGIVAKITQFIYEIGGNIIDLDEHVNQNQQFFSLRIAWNMSNSTIPASKLHETFEPLAKKFDAHWRIEFSNQKQRVAIFVSKYDHCLQEILWRYNMSEYDIEIPLIVSNHPDLKPIADAAGIPYYVFPITKETKQEQEANEIALLREHNIDLVVLARYMQVLSPNFIREFKNKIINIHHSFLPGFVGGNPYKQAYERGVKMIGATSHFVTEDLDEGPIIEQDIMRITHKDTIKDLIRKGRDLERIVLARALAYKAEHRIIVDGTRTIVF
- a CDS encoding 6-phosphofructokinase, coding for MKESVVILCGGGPAPGINTVISSVGKVFLKNGYRVIGLHEGYKGLFSKDRKMEELDFETLDGIFTRGGSHLKMSRFKPKNSDFSTDFFVENNVKLLVTVGGDDTASTANRISKYLEENKVNISNIHVPKTIDNDLPLPEGSPTFGFHSAKDEGVKIATTVYEDARTSQNWFVLAAMGREAGHLAFGIGTACHFPMIIIPEMFNKTNISAEKIAQLVISSIIKRRIMGLNYGAAIISEGVFHFMSDEEIKSTGVNFTYDAHGHPELFNVSKAHVFNMVIQRKMKTYNLNIGTRPVELGFEIRCCRPIGFDLSLCTLLGNGVYTLFKQGHSKCMVTVDPVGDTSPLFLKDVEDENGKVKPRLVDVNSQRVQSVLNYNLHYLTAEDVEAAKEYLPDAENYIFSKILNWE
- a CDS encoding prolyl oligopeptidase family serine peptidase translates to MKRNYLILFALLLVLAACQPEKKVVEIPSYSIEQFYKNTNVSGGSFSSDGSKLLVSSNETGIYNLFEIPVDGSPAKQLTNSEKESFFGLAYFPNSDKVLLSYDQGGNENNHIYMRDVDGTITDLTPFEGARAGFWGWDRDEKSFYYQSNKRNPKFMDLYQIGMESIEKGDFTAKLLYENNDGINVATKSEDNRYLALTQSITTNNNEMYLYDRKSGKKMHISEHTGDATYNPQFFSLDNKYLYYLCNEDSDFVYLNKYNIESGEKELVFKADWDVWYAYDSFNEKYRIIGINEDGKTNVKMIDLATNEEVKLPEIKGGDIKSVGLTKDESRVRLVVGTSVSPNNIYVFDMGDTEAKKLTETLNPEIDPANLVEAKVVRYESFDGVQIPAIYYQPKIAAADRKVPAVVWVHGGPGGQSRVSYFSLIQFMVNHGYAVLAVNNRGSSGYGKKFYAMDDKKHGDEDLKDCIWGKKFLVSTGVVDETKIGIIGGSYGGYMTMAALTFAPEEFEAGVNIFGVTNWLRTLKSIPPYWESFRNALYAEIGDPTSIDSVALYNKSPLFFAEKVTKPLMVLQGANDVRVLQAESDEIVEAVKKNGIPVEYIVFDDEGHGFRKKENEIKGYGQVVVFLDKYLKKEETPVAE